CAAATCCTCAACGTAGCCCTTTCCAGGCGTTTCAACGAAGGGAATCCCCTCGCGGAGGCAGAGCTCCTTCGTTCTTGGGGTATTTTTGGAGAGGGCAACGAGGGCTTCCCCGGCTTTTTCTGCCTCCCCGTAAACGCGCAGGAGCATCGGCTTTTTGCCAACCTTCAGGACGGGCTTCTCCTGGCCCATCCTGCTCGACCTTCCGCCGGACATGATGAGTATCATGGGAGTTGATAGCCGGCAACGGTTAAAAGGCCTTCCGCTCAACGGCCTCCATGAAACTCCTCGGCATACTCCTCTCGCTCCTCATAGTTTTGGCCTCTGCCTGTCTTTCAAACGCTCCAGCGAGGGAGAAAACCAGCACGACTTCGGTCTCGCCTCCTTCTCAACCCATACCTGAGACGACATCTTCTCCCGCTCCCCCTGTATCGCACACCTCCTTTCCGGTCCCATCGAACGCAACCTCTCCCAAAATAGCTCAGCAAAACGTAACATCAACGACTCAGACCACTCCAAAAGGTGAAGACTCGAACCAAATCCAGGGGCTAAACCTCTCCTCGGTTAGGAGCTGGGTCTACTGGCTCCAGAACGCGAGTCCAGAAGCTATAGCGAAAAGCGGCTTTGAGCTGGTTGTCATGGACTACTCAAGGAACGGGAGCGACGAGAGGGCCTACACGCGGGAGGAAATCGAGATGATTAAAAGGGCCGGGGTAATCCCCATAGCCTACCTCAGCATCGGCGAGGCTGAAGATTATCGCTTCTACTGGAGAGATGGGTGGAAAAAGAACCCTCCCGAGTGGCTCGGGCCGGGGAACCCCGACTGGCCCGGGGATTACGCCGTCAAGTACTGGGAGGAGGGTTGGAAGAAAATAGTCTTTGAGTACCTCGACAGAATCATTGCACAGGGTTTTTCGGGCGTTTACCTTGACAAGGTTGATGAATACTGGTTCTGGGCCGAGAACGGCTACGACGAGAGCTGGACGGCAAAGCAGATGATCGAATTCATAATCCAGATAGCCAACTACACCCGCTCTAAAGCCGGCAAGGACTTCATAATAATCCCCCAGAACGGGGAGTGGCTCCTTGACTACGATAACGGGAGCCTTTTGAGAACAGTCTCCGGCTGGGCGAGTGAAGACGTCTTCTACGACGGCCTTGAGCCAAGTCCCTGGACGGGCGAAAAGGTTCCGCTCCTCGATAGAGTCGTTGAGGCTGGAAAAACCGTTCTAGTTGTTGATTACGTTGACGACGGGACGAGGAGCGATGAAGACCTCGCAAGAATCCTCAACTTTATAGAACAGGCCCGGAAGAGGGGATACGTACCCTACGCGGCCTTGGAGGACAGGGAGCTGGATAGACTCGATGTGATTCCTGGGGTTCAGCCTCCGAAGTAAGCCCAAGCAAACGCCATAACTGCCAACGTCCCGGCCCTCGTTATCTCCGCTATCGCACCAAGGCAATCGCCGTTTATCCCGCCGAAGTTGTCGAGGGCAACTTTGATGGCGTAGCCCCCGAAGGTCAGACCGAGGAGCGAGACCAGGACATTAGGATCATAGACGATTAGGGGGACGAGGAGGATGGCGTAGAAAATGAGCCCGCCGAGGAGCCCTTTCCCAGTCATCCCCTCCATGAAGTACGCCCCAAGGCCCCGACCGAGGGGCTTCTTTGTTGCCAGCGCGAGGAGCATGGCGAGCTTTGAGTTCAGCTCGGCTAAAAAGAGCGCGTAGAAGGGAACGAGCCGAAGGGAGTAAACCTGAAGGAGGAGAACCATCACGACGGCGAAGAGGCCGGCTATACCGGTGTTTAAATCTTTCATCGCCTTTATCTTCCTCTCCCTGTCTCCTGTGACCATTATCCCGTCGGCCCAGTCCGCTAAACCGTCGAGGTGGAGGAGGCCAATGGTGAAGTAGAGCGCGAGAAGGGCAAGGACGTTCGAGAGGGGAAGCCTTAAGTAGAGGACGAGCGTTGGAAGCGCTGAACTCACCAAAGCAACGAGTGGAAAGGCCCAGAGCTCCTCGCGGGCTTTCTCGAAGTCTCCTTCCACTGGAATCCTTGTCAAGAACGGCAGGAGGTCCCTCATGGCCAGTCCGCCTCCGATTCGAAGAGCCTCGTCATGCAGCCGGCTATGAAGCCGCCTATCGCATCGTCAAGAAACGGCGGAAGCTCGGCCAGAATCCCAGGCTTCCTTGTGTCGTAGTAGAAGAAGTTGAAGAGCGCCATCTTCCCGCCTATGTATTCGGCGATGTCTATTCCAATCAGCTCGTCCGCCACTAAATTGACTGGGTCGCCTTCGACCTCGAAGTTCTCCTCAAGCAGGAGCGCCGCCATGAGAAGCGCTTGGATGTTGATGTCGTCGAGATACCTTAGCATCAGCTTTTCGAGCCTCTCGCGGACTTTTTCCCTTCCATCCCCCACGTAAAGCTCCAGAGCCGTGTCGAGCATGGAGTCAAGGGTTATTCCCTTTGATTCGAGTTTTTTGAGGATTTCTCCCGCCCTCATTCTCTCACCAGCCTGAACTTCAACCACCAGTAGGTCTCGCTCTCTCCAACACCCTGCGGTTCCATCTTGAAACTCCCCTCAAACAGCGGGCACTTTAGAACCACCGTGTGGAACTCCCCCATCTCCCCGATCGGGTCAACGTCAGGGTTTGAATCAAGGAAGCGCTCCAAATCCTCAACCGAGCGGAAGGTGTAGCCGAGCCACTCATTGGAGAGCTTCTCCCCCTTCACCGCTATTATCGCGTACTCAAAGCCCGCCTCAAGCATTTCAACGGCGAGTTCCCCCGTGTCCCGTCCCCAGAGGGGTTCAAATGGAGTCACACCGGCCTCACGGGCGAGACGCTCAACCCACCTCAGGTGATCCTCAAGCAGAACGTCCCCCGCTATGAGGTAATCCGTGCCCAGAGAGCCTATGAACTCCGCCAAAGCTTCTCCTCCTTTCCCCATGTCGAAGGTGAGCAGTTCCTTCCCCATTGCTTCGGCGAGTGTTTCTAAGGCTCCGAGATTTTCCCAGTGGGGTGAGAGGCCTATCGTGGTTTTCAGCGTGAGCAGATAGGGGACTTTAATCCCCTTTCTCTCCGCTAAATGGACTGCGTAAAGCCCATCCTTTCCACCGGAAAAGAATGCAACCCCCTTTTCGTGAGGCATCTAACCACCAAACCTATAAAGGGTATGGACTTTTTATCCATTATGCTCTTGCCGTTTGAGAACCTCAAAAAGGCCGGCGGGATCTACGTAAACCCGGTCAATCTTAAGGTAG
This window of the Thermococcus thermotolerans genome carries:
- a CDS encoding MJ1477/TM1410 family putative glycoside hydrolase, with amino-acid sequence MKLLGILLSLLIVLASACLSNAPAREKTSTTSVSPPSQPIPETTSSPAPPVSHTSFPVPSNATSPKIAQQNVTSTTQTTPKGEDSNQIQGLNLSSVRSWVYWLQNASPEAIAKSGFELVVMDYSRNGSDERAYTREEIEMIKRAGVIPIAYLSIGEAEDYRFYWRDGWKKNPPEWLGPGNPDWPGDYAVKYWEEGWKKIVFEYLDRIIAQGFSGVYLDKVDEYWFWAENGYDESWTAKQMIEFIIQIANYTRSKAGKDFIIIPQNGEWLLDYDNGSLLRTVSGWASEDVFYDGLEPSPWTGEKVPLLDRVVEAGKTVLVVDYVDDGTRSDEDLARILNFIEQARKRGYVPYAALEDRELDRLDVIPGVQPPK
- the cobS gene encoding adenosylcobinamide-GDP ribazoletransferase, which produces MRDLLPFLTRIPVEGDFEKAREELWAFPLVALVSSALPTLVLYLRLPLSNVLALLALYFTIGLLHLDGLADWADGIMVTGDRERKIKAMKDLNTGIAGLFAVVMVLLLQVYSLRLVPFYALFLAELNSKLAMLLALATKKPLGRGLGAYFMEGMTGKGLLGGLIFYAILLVPLIVYDPNVLVSLLGLTFGGYAIKVALDNFGGINGDCLGAIAEITRAGTLAVMAFAWAYFGG
- the cobZ gene encoding alpha-ribazole phosphatase CobZ; protein product: MRAGEILKKLESKGITLDSMLDTALELYVGDGREKVRERLEKLMLRYLDDINIQALLMAALLLEENFEVEGDPVNLVADELIGIDIAEYIGGKMALFNFFYYDTRKPGILAELPPFLDDAIGGFIAGCMTRLFESEADWP
- a CDS encoding PAB0415 family putative ATP pyrophosphatase, with protein sequence MPHEKGVAFFSGGKDGLYAVHLAERKGIKVPYLLTLKTTIGLSPHWENLGALETLAEAMGKELLTFDMGKGGEALAEFIGSLGTDYLIAGDVLLEDHLRWVERLAREAGVTPFEPLWGRDTGELAVEMLEAGFEYAIIAVKGEKLSNEWLGYTFRSVEDLERFLDSNPDVDPIGEMGEFHTVVLKCPLFEGSFKMEPQGVGESETYWWLKFRLVRE